agagggaaagagagagagacatatacttccatctgctggttcacttcccaaatgaccacaacagccaggagcccagaactcagtctgggtctcctctgtgggtggcagggactcaagcatatCAGCCGTCTCCCgctgtttcccaggatgcatgaacaggaagctagatcaaagtCTCCAACTGTGCTTCAACAAGGGATATGGGTAACACAAGCCACGGCTTATACTGCTAAGCCGCAACACCTGCCCCAATCGATTCTTGAGTGTGATATGGTAGTTTGTGCCTTGGATAGGCAGAACAATGGCTCCCCAAAGCAGTCTACATCCTACTCCCTGGAGTCTGTGTTCTGTCCCACAGGAACGGGCTGTAGGTGGCTCCAGGGCTGCCAGCTGGCTGAGGTCAGATGGGAAGATGAGCCGGGATTCTCCCAGGGGCCCTGTGCACTCAGAAAGGCCTTTCAAGGTGGAAGACATACAGAGAAGAGGGCAGAGTGACCTGATGGTGGAGGGACGGGACTCATTTTcccagcattgcagatggaggAAGGGCTGTTAGGCATGACAGACAGGCagcttctggaagctggaagagggaaggaagtggagcCTACAGAGAGTAGACAAAAGGAACCAGCCCTGCAACGCCTTGACTTTTGTCCCGTGAGGACTTTGTCAGACTTCTAACCTACACAAGGCGAGATGAACTTGGGTCCCTCGCAGGCACTTGGTACATGCTCATTTACtgcaggagccacaggaaggGAACCCAGAgactgtgctgggccaggcgcaGCCCCATCCTGTGCTCTGTGGTCACGGGGGGCTGATGGTGCAGACTTGTTGGGAGTCCTTCCGCACTGCCCTCCACTGCGTGCGGAGTCCCCTCCTCTGTCCCTCGTAGCAATCATCTGAGTCGGCCTTCTTTTTCAAAGAACCATCTTTTCATGTCATTGATTTCAGGTTTTTCTGTCTTCAATTTATTGGTTTTTGCTCTTatctttattgtttccttttcccCTGCTTTCTCTGGGTTTAATTTGCTGTTCttttacttgctttttaaaattacctttgcCTTTTGCAATCTGTTACTTAACCACAAAAGTGCAGGATGTAAGTGCTGTCTAACAGCAACTGCCATGCACAGCCTCCACTCGCTGTGCCTCTGACCCCCCCACCCGCCCACCTGCCCTATCTGAATGCCCCTCTTGAGACAACCACACCCAAAAGGTGCCTGTCACTGACCACTAGTCCTCCCCGCTTTTGCAAACAACTCCACACACTGAGGCGTCACCCTTGATCCCTCTCGCAGATCCTCAAAGGGCCACTTCTGCTGCCTGTCTGTAGCCTGGGCATTTTGCCCCTACGCTCCTGTCAGccacctgctccccacacactgcACCCAGATCCCAGCCGGGGCTCCCTGTTCTTCGCTTGCCCCAGGGTCCTCCACTCTCCCCAGGCCGATGAGAGGGACAAATGCCAGTCCCATGAGGCCTCCTGTTCGCGGCTCACAAGGCACCCTGCAATAGCAAGCTCAAGTCCCCAACACAGCTTCCAGGGCACTGGTGATGGTAGCTTCTCGGAAACCTCTGGGCCCTGTTCCCGCCTGAGGGCTTCAGCTGAGCCTTTGGTCCTTGAGGCACGTGCCCTGGGGCCCACACGGCCCATGCTACCACCACGTGGCCACACTCCCCATGGGCGGGCGCAACACTCCCCTGGCAGCCTGTTGTCGGGGTCTGCCTCCGTTCTGCCTGtcttccacttcctgtcctgcgGTGAAGACGTGGCAGACACTGGGCCAAGGCACCGTCTGGGGCGTGGAGGCCATGCGCCCCTCACTGCCCGTgcgacaccacacacacaggggtcTCTGGAGGACAGTGCTGCTCAGGGCCAAAACCTTCTCCCGCCCACATGTCCCTGATCTTTACACAGCCTGCATGTCTCTACTTGGAATCACTGCCTCCCTGAGGCCTTCCTGACTCCCTCAACTCAGTCAGGGGCGTCCCAGTCCTGGTGCGCGTCCCCCCACCAGCCAAAGCTCCTTGGCATCCAGGTGGTGACCTCCTTGTCTGCGAGCCTGGAGGCCTGACACGCACCATGGCTCAACACACACAACACGAGCCATCGAGAGTGAGGCAGTGCATTCGTGAAACCCACTCCTGCTGAGGATGGGCTAGGCCTGCCACACCTGTCCCTCCCTACTGTCCCTGGAAATGAGGGTCTGGCTCAGCCCATCCTGGGAGCAGGACACCAACACGGGTATGACGCCAGATCCCCTCTAGCTTAGTCCTGGCCTGTAACTGCCAGGTCCCCCCAGGGAGGAGCTCATAACCCCAGGTCCTGTGGCTGTGGCCCCCACTGCCATTCTGTGGCGCATGGAGCCTAGCTCCCACTCCTCAGCCCCGGTTCCCAGGGTGGCACCCAGAGTGAAGGCCCGGGGGGGCTCCTCCCAGACCTAAAGGCAGCAGTCACTGAGAAATTAGGGGGTGGAGCCAGCACCTACCCTAATGCAGCCTGAACCTGGGTCCACTGGCTAGCATGCCCATGTCGGGTCCCCACCATGCCTGAGCCCTGGGGCTTCCTACACTGGGGAAAGTGTGGGGGGCTGGTTCCCCTCCTGCCCTCTCAGGAGGGGCTCTGTACTGGCCACAGCTCCACTGTGGTGGGAGGTGGACATGAGAAGGGCTGAGGGGGTGCTACTTCCCCTGTGcagctgagcctcagtttcccctctgcTCAGTGGGAGTGAGATTTCCATAAGCTGGGCCCGATCAGGAAAGCAGAGGCCTGTCCCACACCAGCCTGCCCAACTTCACCCGTGGGAGACAGGCGGGGCGCCTGTGCCAGCAGGAGTGAGCCTCTGGTGCATTGAGGAAGGCTGAAAAACAAATGCACCAGAATCCAAATCAGGAAAGCCCAGAGCTGGCGTTGCCATGACAACCTGCAGCAGGCTCCCAGCCTGAGCTCGGCCTCACGGGTGGGGGCCGGGCCTCGCCAGGCTCAGCTGCCCCCAACTGTGCGGCCTCCTCCTGGGGTTGTCCCCAGTGCCTCCTTGTGCATAGAAAggggagggcacaggggcccTCCAGATGGGTGGGGCAGGCCTGTCCCCCGCCTCCCGCCCCTGGCAGCTCCAAGGAGATGACTCTTCCCcagagagcccccccccccccccccccccgtgcctgGGCTGAGACAGCTTCCCTGTGTGCAGATGCCCTGGGCTTCCCCAAGGCCAGTGTTGGACGCAGGGAGAGACGACAGACCTTCCTCATCCCCTGGGTGGGGAAGGCGCCAGCTCAGGTGACAGGCACACACCACTGGTGCAGTGTCTATGCAAGCTCGCTCTCCTTCCGTGACACTACCTCTGACGGAGGCACAGACAAGCTCAGAGCAGTGACTCCTCAAGGTCATAGTGCTTCTGCGGGGGTGAAAGACCAGAGGTTTCCAAGGATTTCCTGCTGACAGATGCCCTGCCCTAACTGCACCCCCAGGCATCCCAGGCACAGCTGAGGGCCTGCCCAGTCTGCATAGAGACTCCGCAGACAACAGCCTTCACATCTTCATTTAATGGCCACACCAGCACTGCCCATATGGTGCCCACACCCCAGTAGGGAAATCTTCCCTCCTGCCTTATGTCCCCTGAAGAGCCCACCCAAGCCAGAGACCCCAAGCCTCACAAGCAGTGCCCCAGTCCAGTCGTGGAGTCAGGGGCAACCTCATCTCAGCTCCTTCAGCAGGCCGTTGATGGAGCCCAGCAGCTCCCGGAAGTAGCCCTCATCCTCAccctcctgcagctccagggtGGCCAGTGCCTGGTACTCGGCCTGCAGGCTGACAAGCATCTTGCTGAGCTGCAGGTCCTGACGGTACTGGTCCCGGCAGGTGACCAGGAGGgcacccagggtctgcagcacCTTCTCGCGGGCGTCGTGTTCAGGCAGCGCCAGGAGGTGGGCTGTGATCTCACACCACCCCTGTTCCCGCAGGCctggcagcaggtgcacctggcgATACTGCTGCAACTTCTCTGGAGATGTGTCTTGGGTCAGCTCAGCCTCCTCCTCAGCAAACATCTGCCCTccgcacagccaggagccaggttgggggcgggggggggggggatacaaAGAACACAGTCAGTCCTGCCCTTCAGATGCcaaggccatggctgagccaTGAGGCCAGATCCTCGTCCTCCACACTCTCAGGCCTCAGAGGACCTCATGGGGGAAGGGCTTCACACACATCTCCCATGCATGCACACATTCCTCCtactctctcatacacacacctTCTCACTAAATCACGCGCGCACTGTGCCAGGAGTTAGAGAAACCAAGATTGAGACAGGTCCCAGCTCTGAAGGAGCTCTCCAGGCCTAGCAGATGAATTACAACTAACAGGTAACTGCTTATAGCATGCTGGATTTAACCCAACCATGCAGTGAGGGCCACACAGGCTGGGTTCCAATTCCTGCTGTCTCCAACTTGTGGAATGCTCGTGGGCTGCCGCTCGGCCTCCCTCGGACCCCAGGCAGCCACCTCCCGGGCAGAGTCCAGGGCCCGTTCGGATAGCCAAAGTGCAGCCAGTGCACAGCACAAAGTCCATGCTCAACAAGTAGCATCATCCACAGCACAGGTGCCTCCCCAGACGTCAGCCAGTTCAGTACACTCACAGCCTCCATCTTTATCACCATCGTCCTTATTACCAGGGGCCTGGGAGATGCGGGAGGAGGGAATTTCCCCAAGCCATTCAAGCGCACAAGGGTGAAGGGCCAGTCCACACGGGTCGGCAGCACAGGCCTGCGCGCCCTCGAAGGGCAGGCTGTTCTGGTTTGTGAGGTTTGGGGACCTAAcacccagagccctgggcagccctCCCATGAGCAGCTTCTACTGCGAGGAGCCAGGGTACTTGCGGAAGCCTAGTGGGGAACACGCTCATGGCCTTGGTCTGTAACACGGCTTCCTTGGCCGATGTGGTGGAATAGCCCTGAGGGTTGCCAGGGGTAGGAAAGGCAGCACTTGAATTTGACAAGCAAGGAGTGTGTCTCTAGTGtcaggcagaggagcagagggcagaggtggcAGGAGGGTGGTCTGCCACACCAGTGAACTGAGTGCACCTGTGCTAGGAAAGCCAGAAGCCCCGGCCTGACCCAGGCAGAGAGAAGCATGGGGAGGCTggagagggcaggagggtggcCTGGGGAAGAGAGCTGGAGCCACTGGCTGATGGGTANNNNNNNNNNNNNNNNNNNNNNNNNNNNNNNNNNNNNNNNNNNNNNNNNNNNNNNNNNNNNNNNNNNNNNNNNNNNNNNNNNNNNNNNNNNNNNNNNNNNNNNNNNNNNNNNNNNNNNNNNNNNNNNNNNNNNNNNNNNNNNNNNNNNNNNNNNNNNNNNNNNNNNNNNNNNNNNNNNNNNNNNNNNNNNNNNNNNNNNNCTGCAGctggattgagagagagagagacagaagcagaccaAGAATCAAGCCAGGCAGAGAGGCAgcgggggagagggaggatgagtGACAGAAAGGCTGCCAtgggcagcccagccctgcctaggGGAGGGCGAAGAGCTGGCAAGGGCTGGTGGGGGGTGCTCTCAGCCTCCAGCATTCAGCCACGGTTGCAGCATCCCAGCCCTGCTCCGCCAATCAGCAGCCGACTGTTCCGGGAGCATGAGGCCCGGGAGAGGCAACTAAGAAGGCCGTGCCAACGCTCTCCGCAGCAGCTGAATTAGGAAGCCAGGCCTGGCTggtttcctctctcctccttaaTTAAGATGCTTCTCAGGCATGCAAAAACCAAAGTGGGATGGGCACCAATTCTTCTCTCAGGTGGCAAGCAATGGGGTACCTGGGGCTCTCAAGGGCTGTGGTTCTGAGCTCCTGCCCCCCAGAGAAGGTGCCTCCAGGTTTACAGAATCCTGAGTCAGCCACATCAGCCCTGGATCCTTgatctcctggctcccaggctcaGCTGCCCAGGCCCACCCCATGCCTTTCATTCCACAAAGGACCTGGTACTGTCCCTCAGTCTCACTCCTGCACCCCTGGTCACCAGCACTCAGGTTGCAGCTTAGTTGTGACATCTTCCATCCCTGTACATGGACGGGCAGATGCAGGAGACTTGGGAGGGGTCCTGGGTAAAATGGCCAGAAACAAGGGAGGTGGACAGGCAGGGCACGCACCTTCTCAGTGACCAGGTCGTACAGCAGCGTGACCACACGCACGGACAGCACCTCCGTGTTCTTTTCCTGCACCAGACTCCTCAGGACCTGCAGCCCCCCCAGCTTCAGGAACTGCTGCTGGGCATAGGGAAAGTGACGTAGCAGGGAGCACAATGCAAACAGGACCTGGGGAGGCACAGATCCAGGGATAGGTAAGTGCTCCAGAGAGCTAGACCTGCTCCCCAAGACTCAGAAAAGGCAGATGTGCCCCAGTGACCCCACCCAGCCTCCACTCTTCTTAGCCCCCCACCACTCTGGGGTATAGCTGTATCCCAGAACCCAGGACTATGAGAGCCTGGAGAGACATCAGAAACCTTCAGCCaatcagagagagagggtaaACGGAGGTaggcaggaagctgcaggtggGGCCCAAGGCCACTGGAGCTCACCCAGGGCCCAGCCACCTCTACACACACCATCTACCTTCATAGGCTGAGTGTGACCTCTTGCCTGTTCTTCAGTGGATGACACTCAGGACCCAGGGACACGTGCACAGCCTGCGAAGGGACCCCATCCTTTCAGGCCTCACAGGGTCTGGGAGTGGGCaggaagaaggagacagagactcaCCTTCTTCTTTGCAGAGAGAGGCTGCTCAGTGGCCAGGATGACCAGCAGCTTCTGCAGGGCTCCCCCTTCAATGGCCTCCACCTGGACCTTTGGGTTGCTGcagaagaaagcagaggaaagagtGGCCACTCTGCCCAGCCTGCCTAGCAGCTagccctggggagagaggaggagcatCAGGGTGGTTCCTGCTCAGGAGAAGCTAGACTTCAGTTGGGACAACAAAGACTAGCTCAGATGATGGGCCAGAGCTAGGGCTCACCACCAGTAACCAATGGTCAGCTGGACTGGTCCTAGGGGTGGGTGTAGGGGTGGGGGAAGTCACCTCTACCACAGAGCCCACTCCCATGGCCAGAGGCCAGTTCACCAGCTCTCCTGTATgaagcctcctccaggctggTGCTGAATGCGCCGCCCTCCACCATCCCAGGCACATCACACCTTGGGTGTGCGGCCCTCTGCTATGGAGTTTGTAACAGACAGGGCCAGGGCCTcacccccctcctctctcctcctcggCTAGCACATAGAAAACACTTGTgaggggagggcaggcagagagCACAGTGCCCAGAGAGCAACCGAGCACCTCGATAAATCCTCAACCAGGCCTAGTGGCGCTCCCTGTGGGTTCTTACTCCCCAGGAGCAGCCGCAGGGGTTTCCTCCGGCCCTGTATTTGCAGCGCTCTGCACAGAGCCCACCGTGAACAGGAGCCACAGCAAAGCAGCCGCCAACCAACAAGTAATAAGGGCAGCCTGGCCTGCCTCTGTCCTGCCTCTGTCCATTCTGTCCAGAGGAGCAGTACAGAGCCACGCACCCACAGGCCTAGCCCCCTAGATGAAAGGATGGGAGCCGGTGGGCACCCTCCTTTAGGGCAGGGTGCCAGGCAAGGGACACAGCTGGGAATCCTGCAGGACATGGTTTTGCAGGCTCCCTGCTTTCCTGGCTGACAACAGTGAGCAGTTAAGGGGCAAGTGATCAGTGCAGAGACCCTCACGGTCAGTCCCTGAGAAGGtggtctccccccccccacccccacagccattCGAGGGCCCAAGAGAACAGAAGAGCAAAGGCCATACAAGGTCTgcagccagaagcaaggagaagGCCGGAACAGAGGTCACACAGTGGctgtcccaccctcccaccaagGGAACCAGAATCTCCCAAAGTCTCTCAGTGTCTCTGGCTGCCTTACCTTAGTTTGACGATAAGTGTCCCAGAGACCCCCAAAGTACCTGCTCCTCCTAACACCCGACCCTCCCAACCAGGACCTCTCACTACATGCTGGAGAGGAAAGAGGTTGGAAGGAAGCAAAGACAAAAAGGAAGGAGTTGATTCCTGGTCCAAAATGCAGAAAAGAGAGGAGTCAGGTACCAAGAGAGATCACACCCTGGGCAGCTGCCCGGGCTCCTAAAGCTGGCCAAATACTAACACACGGGGCCCAGGTTACCCCTAGATGATGGTCTACCCCTTCTATTCCTGCCAGGAACCAGCCTCAAGAATCAAGGCAGACCTGGCATGGGAGCCAGGATCCCTATTGTCAAAAGGGAGGTCCCTCTGCTTTCTCCTAGCTGGAGAGGAAACACAGGGGTATGCTGGCCGGtctgccgcagtgccagcctcctgtcTGAGGAGCAGCCTGGAGATAGTACGAGTCCACTGAGAAAGGCAAGCTGACAGCTCCTGTCCTGCGAGGCAGTGGGCACTGGGCAGGAGGGCCTGGAGCTCGGGCCCTCTGCAGCCCCTGTTCCCCTGACTTGCGAAGGTGGCGGCTTCATCAGAGCCAAGCTAACTGGGTCTGTCTCTGCCACCACATGCCTGAGGATGCTCACCTacagcaggcaggggcaggaacGGAAGGCGCCCATGCAGAGATGTCCACACAAAGAGCCAGCGCTGCTTCTCAGCAAGGGCAGTTGCGAGGCCTGACCGCACCAGCCCCAGGGGCACTGCTGGGATGCCCGGTCCCTCACGGCCCAAGCAGCAGACAGGGCTCTTCATCAACAGTCTGGCCTGCTGCCTAGGACCCTCACGTTGTCTGCACTGGAGCCACACACAGATAAGTGCTAGTCTTCAGAGGCAGCCTGCCGTGAGCCAGGGCCCCACAGCCAGAGTGGTCCTGTATGCCCTACCCTATTGCCATCCTCCCCATGAGGAAAGCCCACTTAGAGAAGAGAGAATGACGCCCAGGACAGGGAAGTCAGCCAGGGGGACAAGGAAAACCTGGCGCCCTCTGGCAGGTTGCTAGCATCATTGTATAAGGCGccaaatccaacttcctgcctgcAGCAGGGTCCTGAAGGGACTGCGAGTGGACAGCAGCACCTCAAGCCGAATAGTTCCTTGGCAGAGGGCAGCCTGGGCCACGCCCTGCCCAGCTTGAACGATGAGCCCACGCTGACTGCTCGGAGCACTCACCAAACAGtcccctggcacagccccagctcttccTAACAGCCCCGCCAAGGGGCTGAGCaagtgtggcaggggcaggggtgagctCAGGCCTCCATCCCAGCAGTGACAGCAGAGCGGAGTATCTTCTGGTAGGGGTGGGGGTTCCCCAGGGCAGCTCCGCCATGGGCTCTGAAGAGCTCCAAGTAAAATCAGAGTGTGTGGccggccggcgcagcggctcaataggctaaacctccgtcttgcggcgccggcacaccgggttctagtcccggtcggggcaccggattctgtccaggttgcccctcttccaggccagc
Above is a genomic segment from Oryctolagus cuniculus chromosome 6, mOryCun1.1, whole genome shotgun sequence containing:
- the SIL1 gene encoding nucleotide exchange factor SIL1 isoform X2, which codes for MAPQSLPPSRMAPLGMLFGLLMASCFTFCLSRQNLEFALTNPEKSGTKETERKETRAEDELDTEVLEVFHPTHEWQALRPGQAVPAGSHVRLNLQTGAREVKLQYEDKFQNNLKGLKKGKRLDINTYTYTSEDLKSALAKFKEGTDIKSSKEDKMDNAQDLLSFGGLQVVINGLNSTESLVKEYAAFVLGAAFSSNPKVQVEAIEGGALQKLLVILATEQPLSAKKKVLFALCSLLRHFPYAQQQFLKLGGLQVLRSLVQEKNTEVLSVRVVTLLYDLVTEKMFAEEEAELTQDTSPEKLQQYRQVHLLPGLREQGWCEITAHLLALPEHDAREKVLQTLGALLVTCRDQYRQDLQLSKMLVSLQAEYQALATLELQEGEDEGYFRELLGSINGLLKELR